The genome window GTTATGCAAGCAAGAGAGTCAAAATACATCATGCTTCACGCTCCTATTGAAAAGCTAGAAAAAATTACAGCTTTATTACCAGGTGTTGAAAAACCTACGATTTTACCTTTAGAAAATGATAAAGCCAAAGTTGCACTACACATGGTAAGTCAAGAAAATTTATTTTGGGAAACTATGGAAGCTTTAAAAAAAGAAGGTGCAAGTGCGATTTTAGTTTTACCTATTGAAAAAATGCTCTCTTAAAGGATAAAAATGCAAATACTTGATTTTGAAAAATTAAACCAAAGCGAACAAGAATTAGCACTCAAGCGTCCTGCTATGAGTGCTAATGCACAGGTTAAAACCATAGTAGAACAAATCATTGAAGATGTCAAAACAAATGGCGATGAAGCTTTAAAACAAATGGCTGTAAAATTTGATAAAGTAGAGTTAAATTCCATCAAACTAAGCGATGAAGAGCTTAGTAATTTAGCAGAGCAAATTGATGATGAGTTAAAACAAGCTATCAAAATAGCTTATGAAAATATCTATAAATTCCACAAAGCCCAAGAAAGCCAAACCATAGAGGTTCAAACCTTTGAAGGGGTAACTTGTAAGGTGCTAACAAGAGCCATTGAAAAAGTAGGGCTTTATATACCAGGGGGCTTAGCACCGCTTTTTTCAACTGCACTTATGCTAGCCATCCCTGCTAAAATTGCAAAATGCAAATTCATAGCCTTAGCTTCCCCAGCACCACTACACCCTGCCATTGCTTTTGTAGCAAAACTTTGCAAAGTTGATGCAGTGTATCAAATAGGTGGAGCAGGAGCTATAGCAGCACTTGCTTATGGAACGCAAAGTGTGCAAAAAGTAGATAAAATTTTTGGCCCAGGAAATGCCTTTGTAACTGAAGCCAAAAAGCAAGTTAATAATCATGGGGTAGCTATTGATATGCAAGCAGGGCCTTCTGAAGTGTTAGTTTTAGCAGATGAGTTTGCTAATGCTAAATTTATAGCTTCAGATTTACTCTCACAAGCTGAACATGGAGCAGATTCTCAAGCGATTTTAGTTTGCACAAGTGAAAAACTAGCCAAAGAAGTAGATAGTGAAGTTGCTTTACAGCTTGAAAAACTCTCGCGTAAAGAAATTGCTTCAAAATCTTTAGCACACTCTAAAATCATTCTTGCAAAAGATATAAAACATGCCATAAGTATTTCAAATGACTATGCACCTGAGCATTTGATCATTCATACACAAAATCCATCTAGCTTGCTTGATGATATTATGCATGCAGGTTCGGTATTTTTAGGTGAGTATTCTCCAGAATCTATGGGAGATTATGCAAGTGGGACAAATCATGTATTACCAACTTATGGTTTTACTAAGTCTTATTCTTCATTAGGACTTGCTGATTTTATGAAAAGAATGACTGTACAAGAACTTAGCAAAGAAGGCTTTAAAAAACTTGGGTCTGTGGTGGAAATTTTAGCAGCAGCTGAAGGGCTTGATGGGCATAAAAATGCCGTGAGTTTAAGATTAGAAAGTCTAAAATGAGTGCAAAAATTTTATTTATTGATAGAGATGGCACGCTCATTGATGAGCCAAAAGATGATTTTCAAATCGATTCTTTAGAAAAACTTGAGTTTGAAAAAGGTGCTATCAATGCGCTTTTAAAGTTAAAAAATTTTGGTTTTAAATTTGTTATGGTGAGTAATCAAGATGGTCTAGGCACAAATTCTTTTCCTAAGGAAAATTTTGACAAAGCTCATGAAAAAATGCTAAGTGTTTTTCAAAGTTGTGGTATAGAATTTGAAGATATTTTTATATGCCCACATTTTGAGCATGAAAATTGCGCCTGTAGGAAGCCAAAAACTGCCATGCTTGAAAACTATATCAAAAATAAACTTTATGACAAAAATAAAAGCTTTGTCATAGGCGATAGGTCTAGTGATATGCTTTTGGCACAAAATCTTGGAATTCAAGGTTTAAAATATGACAAAAACGATTTTAATTGGGAACAAATCGCTGATTTTATCTTGCAAAATTACCGCAGTGCCTGCATAGAGCGTAATACCAAAGAAACCCAAATTCAAGTTAAAATAGCTTTTAATGAGAAAGCAAAAGCTGATATAAAAACAAATATCGCATTTTTTGATCATATGTTAGAGCAAATTGCTACGCATGCAAATATATCTTTAGAGATAAAATGCAAAGGGGATTTAGAAGTTGATGAACATCACAGCGTAGAAGATGTCGCACTTGCTTTGGGTGAGGCTATTAAAAGCGCACTTGATCAAAAAATAGGCATTGCAAGATATGGTTTTGTTTTGCCTATGGATGAATGCTTAGCAAGTTGTGCGATTGACTTTTGCAATAGACCGCATTTAGTTTATAAGGCTAAGTTTAAAAAAGAAAAGCTTGGAGAATTAAGCACAGAAATGATAGAGCATTTTTTCTACTCACTAAGCTATGCTATGGGTGCGAGTTTGCATTTAAAAGTTAAAGGCAAAAACGATCATCACAAAGCCGAAGGACTTTTTAAAGCCTTTGCAAGAGCTTTAAAAATGGCTATAAAAATAGAAAATGAAAACCTAGCAAGCTCTAAAGGAGTGATATGAAACTAGCTATTATAGATACAGGTTGTGCGAATTTAGCTTCACTTGCTTTTGCACTTGAGCGTTTAGGGCAAAAAAGTATCATCACACATGATTTAAAAGAACTCTCACAAGCAGATAAGCTTTTGCTTCCTGGGGTTGGCACAGCAGCTAAAGCAATGGCTAATCTAAAAGCACTTAATTTAGAAAATTTTATCCAAACTACCACAAAACCACTTTTAGGCATTTGTCTTGGTATGCAAATTTTGGGTAAATTTTCAGAAGAATTACACCAAAAAACACTTGGCATTATGCCTTTTGATACGCAAAAATTCCAAGAAAAAGCAAATTTTACTTTCCCGCATATGGGGTGGAATCAAGTCTTTAGCTCGCACGAGCTTTTTAAAGGCTTGGATGGAGCTTATTTTTATTTTGTGCATAGTTATTGTGTGAGCTTAAATGAATACACCATCGCAGAGTGTGAGTACTCTACTAAATTTAGTGCAAGTTTAAACAAAGACAATTTTTATGGTGTGCAGTTTCATCCTGAAAGAAGTGGCGAAGCGGGCGAAATATTATTAAAAAATTTCATAAATATGTAGGTAAAAATGCAAACTCAAATCATCCCAGCATTAGACTTAATAGATGGCAAAGTAGTAAGGCTTTATAAAGGAGATTATACTAAAAAGCAAGAATACAGTTTTGATCCTTTAGCTAAATTTCAAGAGTATGAGGCTCAAGGCATTGCTTGGCTTCATTTGGTGGATTTAAGCGGTGCAAAAGATCCTAGCAAAAGACAACTAAAACTTATAGAAAATCTAGCTTCTAAAATCAAAGTAAATCTTCAAGTAGGTGGAGGAATTCGCACTAAAGATGAGGTAAAAGCTTTGTTTGATAGTGGTGTTAAACGCGTAGTTATAGGCTCTTTAGCGGTTAAAAATAAAGCCTTTACACAAGATCTTTTAAATGAATTTGGTGTAGAAAATATAGTCTTAGCACTTGATAGTATTTGTGTTAAAGATGAGTTTTTTGTGGCTGTTGATGCGTGGAGTAAAACAAGCGATGAAAAATTATTTGAGCTTTTAAATTTTTACAAAAATGTAAAGCATATTTTATGCACAGATATTTCCAAAGATGGCACGATGAGTGGGGCAAATATCACTTTATATAAAACTTTGCACGAGAAATTCCCACATTTACAAACCCAAGCAAGTGGAGGTGTGGCAAGCTTAGAAGATTTTAAAAAGTTAAATGGCATAGTAAGTGGTATCATCGTAGGTAAAGCCTTGCTTGATAAAGAATTTAGCATAAAGGAGGCTAAAGAATGCTTGCAAAACGCATAATTGCATGTTTAGATGTAAAAGATGGTAGAGTGGTTAAAGGTGTGCAGTTTAAAAACCATGAAGATATGGGCGATATCATCGAGCTTGCTAAATTTTACTCACAAAATGGCATTGATGAGCTAGTATTTTATGATATTACAGCTTCAGCTAAAAATGAGCGTATTGATAGAACTTGGGTAAGCAAAGTAGCACAAAATATCTCTATACCATTTTGCGTTGCAGGGGGTATAAAAAGCGAAGATGATGCAAAAGAACTTCTAGCAAATGGTGCTGATAAAATTTCTATTAATTCCCCTGCTTTAAATGATCCTGATTTAATCTCACGTCTTGCAAAAAGCTTTGGAGTGCAATGTGTAGTCGTAGGTATAGATACTTTTAAAGATGAAAATAATGAGCTTTTAGTCTATAAATACACCGGAGATGAGAGCAAATCTCATCATAGTGGTAAAAAAACACTAGAGTGGGTAAAGCAAGTATGCGAGCTAGGAGCAGGTGAAATCGTGCTAAATATGATGAATCAAGATGGCATGAGAAAGGGTTATGATCTTGATCAACTTGCTAAAGTTAGACAAATTTGTCCTGTGCCTTTAGTAGCAAGTGGGGGTGCAGGAGCTAAAGAGCATTTTTTAGACGCTTTTAAACTTGGTGTTGATGGAGCTTTGGCAGCTTCTGTGTTTCATAAAAAACTTATAGATATTAAAGAGTTAAAACTATTTTTAAAAGATCAAGGTATACAAATTCGCATTTAATTAAGGAAACATTATGAAGATAAATGAAGAAGAATTTATAAAAAGTATTAGTTGGCAAAAGGTTAATAACCTTGTTCCTGTGATCATACAAGATTATCAAACTTGCGAAGTTTTAATGCAAGGTTTTATGAATGAAGAGGCATTAAGAGAAAGCTTTAAACACCAAAAGGTTGTGTTTTACTCACGCACTAAAGAGCGTTTGTGGATGAAAGGTGAGCAAAGTGGGAATTTTTTACATATTATAGATATGGGGCTTGATTGCGATAGAGATTGTATTTTGATTTTAGTTAAACCAAGCGGACCTACTTGTCATACTGGCGACATATCTTGTTTTGAACAAACTTCCAAAAAAGCTGATTTTGTATTTTTGTCACGTCTTGAAAAGCTGATTAATTCTCGTAAAAGTACTTGTGCAAGTTCTTCTTACACAGCTGAACTTTTTTCAAAAGGCACTAAACGCATAGCACAAAAAGTAGGTGAGGAAGGTGTTGAAACTGCTTTAGCTGCTACTGTTA of Campylobacter lari contains these proteins:
- the hisB gene encoding bifunctional histidinol-phosphatase/imidazoleglycerol-phosphate dehydratase HisB — protein: MSAKILFIDRDGTLIDEPKDDFQIDSLEKLEFEKGAINALLKLKNFGFKFVMVSNQDGLGTNSFPKENFDKAHEKMLSVFQSCGIEFEDIFICPHFEHENCACRKPKTAMLENYIKNKLYDKNKSFVIGDRSSDMLLAQNLGIQGLKYDKNDFNWEQIADFILQNYRSACIERNTKETQIQVKIAFNEKAKADIKTNIAFFDHMLEQIATHANISLEIKCKGDLEVDEHHSVEDVALALGEAIKSALDQKIGIARYGFVLPMDECLASCAIDFCNRPHLVYKAKFKKEKLGELSTEMIEHFFYSLSYAMGASLHLKVKGKNDHHKAEGLFKAFARALKMAIKIENENLASSKGVI
- the hisD gene encoding histidinol dehydrogenase; amino-acid sequence: MQILDFEKLNQSEQELALKRPAMSANAQVKTIVEQIIEDVKTNGDEALKQMAVKFDKVELNSIKLSDEELSNLAEQIDDELKQAIKIAYENIYKFHKAQESQTIEVQTFEGVTCKVLTRAIEKVGLYIPGGLAPLFSTALMLAIPAKIAKCKFIALASPAPLHPAIAFVAKLCKVDAVYQIGGAGAIAALAYGTQSVQKVDKIFGPGNAFVTEAKKQVNNHGVAIDMQAGPSEVLVLADEFANAKFIASDLLSQAEHGADSQAILVCTSEKLAKEVDSEVALQLEKLSRKEIASKSLAHSKIILAKDIKHAISISNDYAPEHLIIHTQNPSSLLDDIMHAGSVFLGEYSPESMGDYASGTNHVLPTYGFTKSYSSLGLADFMKRMTVQELSKEGFKKLGSVVEILAAAEGLDGHKNAVSLRLESLK
- the hisH gene encoding imidazole glycerol phosphate synthase subunit HisH, which encodes MKLAIIDTGCANLASLAFALERLGQKSIITHDLKELSQADKLLLPGVGTAAKAMANLKALNLENFIQTTTKPLLGICLGMQILGKFSEELHQKTLGIMPFDTQKFQEKANFTFPHMGWNQVFSSHELFKGLDGAYFYFVHSYCVSLNEYTIAECEYSTKFSASLNKDNFYGVQFHPERSGEAGEILLKNFINM
- the hisF gene encoding imidazole glycerol phosphate synthase subunit HisF — translated: MLAKRIIACLDVKDGRVVKGVQFKNHEDMGDIIELAKFYSQNGIDELVFYDITASAKNERIDRTWVSKVAQNISIPFCVAGGIKSEDDAKELLANGADKISINSPALNDPDLISRLAKSFGVQCVVVGIDTFKDENNELLVYKYTGDESKSHHSGKKTLEWVKQVCELGAGEIVLNMMNQDGMRKGYDLDQLAKVRQICPVPLVASGGAGAKEHFLDAFKLGVDGALAASVFHKKLIDIKELKLFLKDQGIQIRI
- the hisA gene encoding 1-(5-phosphoribosyl)-5-[(5-phosphoribosylamino)methylideneamino]imidazole-4-carboxamide isomerase; the protein is MQTQIIPALDLIDGKVVRLYKGDYTKKQEYSFDPLAKFQEYEAQGIAWLHLVDLSGAKDPSKRQLKLIENLASKIKVNLQVGGGIRTKDEVKALFDSGVKRVVIGSLAVKNKAFTQDLLNEFGVENIVLALDSICVKDEFFVAVDAWSKTSDEKLFELLNFYKNVKHILCTDISKDGTMSGANITLYKTLHEKFPHLQTQASGGVASLEDFKKLNGIVSGIIVGKALLDKEFSIKEAKECLQNA
- the hisIE gene encoding bifunctional phosphoribosyl-AMP cyclohydrolase/phosphoribosyl-ATP diphosphatase HisIE; this encodes MKINEEEFIKSISWQKVNNLVPVIIQDYQTCEVLMQGFMNEEALRESFKHQKVVFYSRTKERLWMKGEQSGNFLHIIDMGLDCDRDCILILVKPSGPTCHTGDISCFEQTSKKADFVFLSRLEKLINSRKSTCASSSYTAELFSKGTKRIAQKVGEEGVETALAATVKDKEELINEAADLLYHLDVLLADADLSLNDVIAKLKERNKS